One genomic window of Arachis hypogaea cultivar Tifrunner chromosome 8, arahy.Tifrunner.gnm2.J5K5, whole genome shotgun sequence includes the following:
- the LOC112706434 gene encoding uncharacterized protein, with protein MFKPGPDEGSSSDSEATGNDPKTGSRIRRNMTHATAGKRNISPLGKGKEKILHEDDGLVEEVSDAEVDLGFVGCVHEGIEYGLDPGVDSDGNNSWHSEEMKTPPNSEDELEEGNESEEASPLFRESARFGELHLEVGMKFGTKWEFREAVREYTIQEGRSIKIVKNDNIRCRAVCKVKECPWVAYASRDHEDTCWQIKTFNDDHTCPREDNNRAANRNWVCSKLVKKVRKYPNFRHCEAATYFKTRFDLTLNKNSISRALMDARSVVYGDEKEQYRMVRDYGMTLLKTNPGSTVQICTTPQPDEEVTFERMYICLSGCKNGFKAGCRPLIGLDGAFLKTRFGGQILSAVGLDANHHIYVIAWLLSEWRIQRHGDGFSSYFIRTWGIIKSMTGASYRICKRD; from the exons ATGTTCAAGCCAGGTCCGGATGAGGGTAGTTCCTCTGATTCTGAGGCTACAGGGAATGATCCTAAAACTGGGAGTAGGATTAGGAGAAACATGACACATGCTACGGCGGGTAAGAGAAATATTAGTCCACTAGGTAAAGGGAAGGAGAAGATATTACATGAAGACGATGGTTTGGTGGAGGAGGTGAGCGACGCTGAGGTTGACCTTGGGTTTGTGGGTTGTGTTCATGAAGGGATAGAGTATGGACTAGACCCAGGTGTTGACTCTGATGGCAACAATTCTTGGCACTCGGAGGAGATGAAGACGCCTCCAAACTCAGAAGATGAGCTAGAGGAAGGAAATGAATCTGAAGAGGCAAGTCCGTTGTTTAGGGAAAGTGCAAGGTTTGGAGAGCTGCACCTTGAGGTAGGCATGAAGTTCGGAACTAAATGGGAATTTAGAGAAGCTGTGAGAGAATATACAATCCAAGAGGGAAGAAGCATAAAGATAGTGAAAAATGATAACATTAGGTGCAGGGCGGTGTGTAAGGTGAAAGAGTGCCCATGGGTGGCTTATGCATCTAGAGACCATGAAGACACATGTTGGCAAATTAAGACATTCAATGATGACCACACTTGCCCAAGAGAGGACAATAATAGGGCTGCCAACAGGAATTGGGTATGCAGCAAGCTTGTGAAGAAGGTAAGAAAGTATCCAAATTTTAGACACTGCGAGGCTGCAACTTACTTCAAGACACGGTTTGACTTGACTCTGAATAAAAACTCAATATCCAGGGCATTAATGGATGCAAGAAGTGTAGTGTATGGGGATGAGAAAGAACAATATAGGATGGTTAGGGATTATGGTATGACGCTGTTGAAGACTAATCCCGGTTCCACTGTACAAATATGCACCACCCCCCAACCAGATGAAGAAGTTACCTTTGAAAGAATGTATATATGCTTAAGTGGCTGTAAAAACGGGTTCAAGGCTGGTTGCCGTCCTTTGATAGGTCTGGATGGTGCTTTCCTGAAGACCCGGTTTGGTGGACAGATTTTGTCAGCCGTGGGGTTAGATGCTAATCATCATATCTATGTCATAGCCTGGCTATTGTCAGAGTGGAGAATACAGAGACATGGAGATGGTTTCTCGAGCTACTTCATCAGGACTTGGGGCATTATAAAGAGCATGACTGGTGCTTCATATCGGATATGCAAAAG GGACTGA
- the LOC112706435 gene encoding uncharacterized protein isoform X1 produces MGKRNSQRKCAAMFDTDDDSSVTSSSTSRSDMMSVYGGEDVQFYQDSVLDQALDALDEKRGSTRENALSSIIDAFNSNIQHDFVEKKFATLLHHCLASLKKGSKKASAKEISLASHAIGCLALTVGCGNNAREIFEESVRPLDESLASKSDVSKVPSLLECLAIITFVGGIDQEETEQSMDIMWRVIHPKLGSNVVAVKPSAQLITSVVSSWSFLLSTMDDLNLNSKNWQNQISYLSGLLDKEDRTVRIAAGEALALIFEIGTTEKFYTDSRSAEESKTQESYICLQGLKGKVINQCRNLSVEAGGKGSAKKDLNNQRNLFRDILEFFEYGYSPETSTKIGGDSLQTSSWSQMIQLNFLKHFLGGGFIKHMQENEFLHDVFDFTPKRKFNNNEQRMSGGEKRLFKSPNSVLNKARTQHLNKQRLQAEGRNFGHYAVGVPEEEA; encoded by the exons ATGGGAAAAC GTAATTCTCAACGGAAATGTGCTGCAATGTTCGATACCGATGATGATAGTAGCGTGACTTCGTCATCGACTTCGCGTTCTGATATGATGTCGGTGTATGGGGGTGAAGATGTGCAATTTTATCAAGATTCTGTTCTCGACCAAGCTCTGGATGCCTTAGATGAGAAAAG GGGTTCCACAAGGGAGAATGCTTTGTCATCGATCATTGATGCATTCAATAGCAATATTCAGCATGATTTTGTGGAGAAGAA ATTTGCTACCTTACTACACCATTGTCTTGCTTCATTAAAAAAGGGATCTAAAAAAGCATCTGCTAAGGAGATATCTTTGGCATCACACGCCATTG gTTGTTTGGCCTTGACTGTTGGATGCGGCAATAATGCACGTGAAATATTTGAAGAATCAGTTCGTCCTCTAGATGAATCTCTTGCGTCCAAGTCAGATGTTTCAAAGGTACCCTCA TTGCTTGAATGTTTGGCTATAATAACCTTTGTTGGAGGGATCGATCAAGAAGAAACAGAACAGTCAATGGACATCATGTGGCGAGTGATCCATCCCAAATTAGGTTCCAAT GTGGTTGCAGTCAAACCATCTGCCCAATTAATAACTTCTGTGGTGTCTTCGTGGTCTTTTCTCCTCTCTACCATGGACGATTTGAACCTAAATTCAAAAAATTGGCAAAA TCAAATATCTTATTTATCGGGTCTTCTGGACAAGGAAGATCGGACTGTACGAATTGCTGCTGGTGAAGCTTTGGCTCTTATTTTTGAGATTGGAACTACAGAGAAATTTTATACTGATTCTAGGAGTGCAGAAGAGAGTAAAACACAAGAAAGTTACATATGTTTACAAGGATTGAAAGGGAAGGTCATAAATCAATGCAGAAACCTTTCTGTGGAGGCCGGTGGCAAGGGTTCTGCCAAAAAGGATCTTAATAACCAGAGGAACTTGTTCCgagatattttagaattttttgag TATGGTTACTCCCCCGAAACTTCAACAAAGATTGGTGGTGATTCCTTGCAGACATCATCGTGGTCCCAAATGATTCAG TTaaattttctcaaacactttctTGGGGGTGGGTTTATTAAGCATATGCAG GAAAATGAGTTCCTTCATGATGTCTTTGATTTCACGCCGAAGAGAAAGTTCAATAATAACGAACAGAGAATGTCTGGTGGTGAGAAG AGATTGTTTAAGTCTCCAAATTCAGTACTGAACAAGGCTAGAACCCAACATCTTAATAAGCAGCGTTTGCAAGCTGAG GGAAGGAACTTCGGCCACTACGCTGTCGGTGTCCCCGAGGAGGAGGCTTGA
- the LOC112706435 gene encoding uncharacterized protein isoform X2, whose protein sequence is MGKRNSQRKCAAMFDTDDDSSVTSSSTSRSDMMSVYGGEDVQFYQDSVLDQALDALDEKRGSTRENALSSIIDAFNSNIQHDFVEKKFATLLHHCLASLKKGSKKASAKEISLASHAIGCLALTVGCGNNAREIFEESVRPLDESLASKSDVSKLLECLAIITFVGGIDQEETEQSMDIMWRVIHPKLGSNVVAVKPSAQLITSVVSSWSFLLSTMDDLNLNSKNWQNQISYLSGLLDKEDRTVRIAAGEALALIFEIGTTEKFYTDSRSAEESKTQESYICLQGLKGKVINQCRNLSVEAGGKGSAKKDLNNQRNLFRDILEFFEYGYSPETSTKIGGDSLQTSSWSQMIQLNFLKHFLGGGFIKHMQENEFLHDVFDFTPKRKFNNNEQRMSGGEKRLFKSPNSVLNKARTQHLNKQRLQAEGRNFGHYAVGVPEEEA, encoded by the exons ATGGGAAAAC GTAATTCTCAACGGAAATGTGCTGCAATGTTCGATACCGATGATGATAGTAGCGTGACTTCGTCATCGACTTCGCGTTCTGATATGATGTCGGTGTATGGGGGTGAAGATGTGCAATTTTATCAAGATTCTGTTCTCGACCAAGCTCTGGATGCCTTAGATGAGAAAAG GGGTTCCACAAGGGAGAATGCTTTGTCATCGATCATTGATGCATTCAATAGCAATATTCAGCATGATTTTGTGGAGAAGAA ATTTGCTACCTTACTACACCATTGTCTTGCTTCATTAAAAAAGGGATCTAAAAAAGCATCTGCTAAGGAGATATCTTTGGCATCACACGCCATTG gTTGTTTGGCCTTGACTGTTGGATGCGGCAATAATGCACGTGAAATATTTGAAGAATCAGTTCGTCCTCTAGATGAATCTCTTGCGTCCAAGTCAGATGTTTCAAAG TTGCTTGAATGTTTGGCTATAATAACCTTTGTTGGAGGGATCGATCAAGAAGAAACAGAACAGTCAATGGACATCATGTGGCGAGTGATCCATCCCAAATTAGGTTCCAAT GTGGTTGCAGTCAAACCATCTGCCCAATTAATAACTTCTGTGGTGTCTTCGTGGTCTTTTCTCCTCTCTACCATGGACGATTTGAACCTAAATTCAAAAAATTGGCAAAA TCAAATATCTTATTTATCGGGTCTTCTGGACAAGGAAGATCGGACTGTACGAATTGCTGCTGGTGAAGCTTTGGCTCTTATTTTTGAGATTGGAACTACAGAGAAATTTTATACTGATTCTAGGAGTGCAGAAGAGAGTAAAACACAAGAAAGTTACATATGTTTACAAGGATTGAAAGGGAAGGTCATAAATCAATGCAGAAACCTTTCTGTGGAGGCCGGTGGCAAGGGTTCTGCCAAAAAGGATCTTAATAACCAGAGGAACTTGTTCCgagatattttagaattttttgag TATGGTTACTCCCCCGAAACTTCAACAAAGATTGGTGGTGATTCCTTGCAGACATCATCGTGGTCCCAAATGATTCAG TTaaattttctcaaacactttctTGGGGGTGGGTTTATTAAGCATATGCAG GAAAATGAGTTCCTTCATGATGTCTTTGATTTCACGCCGAAGAGAAAGTTCAATAATAACGAACAGAGAATGTCTGGTGGTGAGAAG AGATTGTTTAAGTCTCCAAATTCAGTACTGAACAAGGCTAGAACCCAACATCTTAATAAGCAGCGTTTGCAAGCTGAG GGAAGGAACTTCGGCCACTACGCTGTCGGTGTCCCCGAGGAGGAGGCTTGA